The genomic DNA TTTATTATCGTTCGTAAAAGGAGGGTGATTTATGACTACCATCTTGTCGAAAACCAAGAAAGATCCTCAGGTCAGGTTTCAGCTTTAAAAAGATTCAATGAGGGCTTTGTAATGGATCAAGGCGTCGAGCTTCGCTTGCTGTACCGTCCATCGATCACCAGATATCTCTGATACATTACCCATTGCATTCACAAAAGCGACAGCAAGTGGTTGTTGTTGAGAAGGAAGCTCAGATATGGATGCCAGCGCTTCTTTTTTCCACGATGCAACTTCTGAAGGATTCGAATTTGCCGTTGAGAACATGGCTTCAAGCAATTCTTTTCCTTTCACTAACCACGTTACATTTAACGTATCAGGTACTTGAACAGCTTCTGCTTCCATCGGGCGTTGATACGGATAAGGTGATTCAGCGAGAATTCCGCTTTCTTCATATAAAGCGGATAATTCTTTTACTTCGGTTAATGATCCACCAATTCCGATGAAGACGCGATTGTCACTCTTGTCCACAACTGCTGCATAACCCTTCGCTTTAATGTTCGATGCAATCTCTTCTGCAGATGAAAGACTCGTATAAAGACCACCCTGGACAACAAAAGGAGATACAGTAAAGTCGAGTGTATTGACTTTAGGGGATGATACAGGGTTCTGAACGGGTGATGCGGGAGTGTCCTTTGATACAGGCGTTGATTGTGATTGGAATTCTTCACCTGTGAAAATCATCAATACGATAAGACCGATCAAGCATCCAATCAAAACCGCACTACCAATTGGTACAAGGAGCTGTTTAGGCAGTCGAAAAGGTATTTTAGGACTTGGAAGTTGACGATATTCAGGCTCCCGTTGTTTTTTTCGTTGAATGGGTAGTCCCGGTTTACGCTCGTTTGTGAAATATTCCGATTCGTCCCATTGCTTCTCATCACGGTTTGCATGAAACAAATAAACATTCGATGGATTGACGTCTTTTGGCGGAGCCAACTCAAAAAAGGGATCAGCTGAATCAGCGTCTATTGATGCTGCTATTTCCTGGTCATCCAGCTTTTCCTCATCTCTCATTTCCCGCACAGGCCTGTCCTTTCCATTGACTCGTATTGAGATTCCTTTATCCTTCTCAGGCACCCTTATCAACTCCTTTCCAGTCATTCTATTCTATGTGATTTGCAACCTGATTAGAACTTGTCTGATAGGATAGTAGAGACACTATATCACAGGGAAAATAAAAAAGAACAAGACCACTGTCGTCTTGTTCTGAAAAGGTTTCGAGTATATCTGACAAACCTTACTTTTTATGATAGGTCGTTACTGCTAGCGTAAATGTAATAGGTGCCTTTGCTTCCTTAACCTCTACAGGAATGTCGACTCTCTCGATGGTATAGAGATGCGCTGCACCTTCCACCTCATCGATGAAGGATTTGACTGAGCTCATATCCTTCGCCTCCACTTCAACTGTAAAAGTCAAAGGTATGAGAGTCGAGAGATCATTTTCCTCCTGATTCGGTTGGTTCATAGCCTCTGCATTCCGCTCTTCATATCCTTCAATCGCGATTTCAACAATCTGGCTTGAAGACTTCACTTCAGCCTCACGAAGATCCAGGACAACTTGATCCGTTAAAGGCTTTTCAGGTATTTCGAACACGGCATCCTCTTCGTCCACTTTTTCCTGCAACTTCTTGTTGGCCGTTTCGATGAACGTCTCTTTCATTTGGATGTCAGATTTCAATTCATTCATTTTCAATAGATTGGGTTGGATAAGAAACACATAACCCGCTGCAAATAACAAAAATAAAATAATCGACAAAAGCATAACCATTCTTTTCTGAGATGGTAAGGAAGACATTAAGGTGTCCCCCCTTCATTGGAATAGGTAGTAGGGTCATATTTCACATCGTAATCAGCGGTGTATTTCTTTACTTTTGCAGCTTTTTCCTTATCAGCTTCATTCTTTGTCAGCTTCAAGAGCTGCACACCCAAAATGCCAGGCGTTTCAGCCAGTTTCTGCTGGTAGGCTGCAACATCTTCAAGGCGTTGGAATTGAGCAAGAACTTGTATACGCCCATCATTTGTAAAAGAAATATTCACTAAAGCATCTTTTGCGAGCGGTTGAAAGACGTCATCGACAACCCTGGTCGTCTCCATCCGTTCTGAAAAGACTCGGTCGACTTCTTGCTTGAATGCTGTCGAATCCTGCGCCATCTCTGATAGTTTGTTTCCGATTTCTGTGCTCTTTGCTTCTAAAGTAGATCGTTCACTTTCCAGCTTTTTCACTTCGGAATTCGTCCAATACGCTGAAAACGCAAGCAAGATCACACCAGTCAAGGCGACCACAACGAGTATAACCGAGGATCGCCGTGTTCTTCTGACAATTTTCTTCTTCTTTTGAGGAAGCAGATTGATATCGACTTGCATGTCCTACTCCCCCTTTAACCCTAAGCCGACAGGTGCGTAGAATTTAGTTGGTACGTCCAAACCTCTGAAGAGCTTCACACTGCCTTTAGGGATTTCGATGACGTTGATGTTGAACGCCTCTTCAACTTGATTCTGGAATTTTTCAAAAGAAGGATGGTCGCCAGATATGAGAAAAGCATCGAATTCCACCCCTTCGGACAGGGAGAATTGATAGAAGTTCATAATCCGACCGATTTCAGTCGTAATTTCTGTCCATCGCTCTTCATAATCAAAATAATCATGTTTCGTTCCTTGGTGGTCCTGAGGTGGGTGTAAGGAAATGAATCGCGTAAATACTGGGGAATGCTTATCAAACGCAGTCCCACTTATCCCATTCCGCTCTACGTTCAATAGGAGGTAACGTTTGGTATCCTCAACCATACCGATATGGTGATACAAACGATAAATCGCCAATGAAGAAAGTTCGGCATCAATCGGTTTAAGCTTTGCTTCCTCCAGCACGCTCATATACTCCTTCATCACATTTTCCGGTGCAGCAAACAAAAGATAGTCGGTCGTCTCTTCATGCTGTTCCAGCTTATGCGTATCGAACACAGGTTCATCGAAAGGAACATGGATGGATGCGCCGATTTCAACCCCGATGTATCCTTCCAGTTCCTTTTCAGGAATTGCCGAAGGGACTGGGATTTTACGGATGAAGGTGATCGCATCGGGGACGGTGAAACGGACTTTTTTTCCCTTCAGCTTCCATTCGTCCACACATTGATGGATCATTTTGCTCAAGGTCGTACGATCCAGAATCTTCCCTTCATGAATCACCCCTTGAGGCAAAATTTTCTCGCCAAGCTTGTCCACGACTAAAGGAGACTTACTTGTCAGTTTTACATAACGGATGCAATCATCCTGAAAAACAAGAAAGACGGGTAACGTTCTCTTGAACAATTTCATGGTGAACGAACTCCTTTAATTAAAGTACCATGCTAAGATGGATTCCCCCCAAAAGAGAGTAAGTAGAGCAGCCAATACGATAAAAGGTCCGAAAGGGACATGTTGTTTCCGCTTCACCTTTTGCTTCACTATTAAAGCGATGCCGATGACCGATCCAATCAAGGAAGCAAGAAATAAGACAAGTAACGTACCCTTCCAGCCGAAAATGAGGCCAAGTAAGGCAAACAGCTTAATATCGCCTCCACCCATACCACCTTTACTGACAATCGCAATCAGAAAAAGCAAACCGAACCCTGTCATGCTTCCAACCCAGGCATCCCACCACGGATCCGTCGGCAACCATAGTCGATAGACTACGAGAATCGGTGCAAAAAAGAGCACAATTTTGTCCGGAATCAGCATATAGTTGAGGTCACTAACGAATACGATCATACATAATGAAACGGTGATGAGACTTAATAGAAGCATCGGTGACCATCCAAATTGCAAGTAGCTGAAAGCAAACAAAAGTCCGGTACTGAGCTCGATAATCGGGTAGATAATGGCGTATTTAGTGTGGCAGTAACGGCACTGCCCTTTCGATAATATGTATGATAAAACAGGAATGAGATCGATCGGCTTAAGTGGCTGTTTGCAGGTTGTACAATGGGAGCCTGGCGAAACGATCGACTGTTTCTGTGGGATGCGTAAGCCGACGACATTGAA from Pseudalkalibacillus sp. SCS-8 includes the following:
- the pilM gene encoding type IV pilus biogenesis protein PilM, producing the protein MKLFKRTLPVFLVFQDDCIRYVKLTSKSPLVVDKLGEKILPQGVIHEGKILDRTTLSKMIHQCVDEWKLKGKKVRFTVPDAITFIRKIPVPSAIPEKELEGYIGVEIGASIHVPFDEPVFDTHKLEQHEETTDYLLFAAPENVMKEYMSVLEEAKLKPIDAELSSLAIYRLYHHIGMVEDTKRYLLLNVERNGISGTAFDKHSPVFTRFISLHPPQDHQGTKHDYFDYEERWTEITTEIGRIMNFYQFSLSEGVEFDAFLISGDHPSFEKFQNQVEEAFNINVIEIPKGSVKLFRGLDVPTKFYAPVGLGLKGE
- a CDS encoding prepilin peptidase; translated protein: MYIALFFIFGLVLGSFFNVVGLRIPQKQSIVSPGSHCTTCKQPLKPIDLIPVLSYILSKGQCRYCHTKYAIIYPIIELSTGLLFAFSYLQFGWSPMLLLSLITVSLCMIVFVSDLNYMLIPDKIVLFFAPILVVYRLWLPTDPWWDAWVGSMTGFGLLFLIAIVSKGGMGGGDIKLFALLGLIFGWKGTLLVLFLASLIGSVIGIALIVKQKVKRKQHVPFGPFIVLAALLTLFWGESILAWYFN